A genomic region of Trifolium pratense cultivar HEN17-A07 linkage group LG3, ARS_RC_1.1, whole genome shotgun sequence contains the following coding sequences:
- the LOC123917156 gene encoding heat shock 70 kDa protein 16-like isoform X2: protein MSVIGFDIGNENCVIAVAKHRGIDVLLNDESKRETPAVVCFGEKQRFLGSAGSASAMMHPKTTISQVKRFIGRKFRDPDMERDLKMLPLETSEGPDGGVLIHLKYMEGTHTFTPVQIMSMLFAHLKTMTEKDLEAPISDCVIGIPSYFTDLQRRAYLDAAKIAGLKPLRLIHDCTATALSYGIYKTNFQNDSSTYVAFIDIGHCDTQVCIAAFEFGQMKILSHAFDRSLGGRDFDEVLFTHFAEKFKEQYSIDVYSNAKACIRLRAACEKLKKVLSANPEAPLNIECLMDEKDVKGFITREEFENLASGLLERISEPCNKALVEAGLVAEKIASVELVGSGSRIPAVSTLVSSLFKREPSRKLNASECVARGCALQCAMLSPTYRVREYEVQDISPFSYGLLSDEGPISAGPNGVIVPKGQPIPSTIVLRLQRNNLFYLEAFYANPQELPPGTDPKISCFTIGPLLGSQGSKTRVKVRVQLNLHGIFSIESARMIKDHADDHDSNLVAMDVDPVPENSENSDSTNFVANGAEDSTNKCDPPQNSADHSRKDKANRRIPIPVNENIYGGMTTAEISEARDKELQLAQQDRAVELTKEKKNTLESYVYETRSKLFNTYRSFASEPERNDISRSLQETEDWLYEDGDDETEHAYTSKLEDLKKLVDPIENRYKDDEERAQAIKDLSTLISNIHTFSDSLPLQYKEYLIDETNKAEQWLTEKVQQQDSYPKNIDPIFWSSDIKRASHHLQQVWERIASSRRTSEDNDKDKMDSSNDS, encoded by the exons ATGAGTGTGATAGGGTTTGACATTGGTAATGAGAACTGTGTCATTGCTGTGGCAAAGCATCGTGGGATTGATGTTTTGTTGAATGATGAATCCAAACGGGAAACTCCTGCTGTTGTCTGTTTTGGCGAGAAGCAGCGGTTTTTAGGGTCTGCTGGTTCTGCTTCTGCTATGATGCACCCGAAGACAACGATATCTCAAGTGAAGAGATTTATAGGTAGGAAATTTCGTGACCCTGATATGGAAAGGGATCTGAAAATGCTCCCTCTTGAAACTTCTGAAGGCCCAGATGGTGGTGTTTTGATTCATTTGAAATACATGGAGGGGACTCATACGTTTACACCGGTTCAAATAATGTCTATGCTTTTTGCTCACTTGAAGACTATGACGGAAAAGGATTTGGAGGCACCCATCTCGGATTGTGTTATTGGTATCCCATCGTACTTCACCGACTTGCAGAGACGGGCATATCTTGATGCGGCAAAAATTGCTGGGTTGAAGCCTTTGAGATTGATACATGATTGTACTGCAACTGCCCTTAGTTATGGAATTTacaaaacaaattttcaaaatgatagTTCAACTTATGTTGCATTTATTGACATTGGTCACTGCGATACTCAAGTCTGCATTGCAGCATTCGAGTTCGGACAAATGAAGATACTTTCACATGCTTTTGATAGGAGCTTAGGTGGGAGGGACTTTGACGAGGTTCTATTTACTCATTTTGCTGAAAAATTCAAGGAACAGTACAGCATTGACGTGTATTCTAATGCCAAGGCATGTATTAGGCTCCGTGCAGCATGTGAGAAACTGAAGAAAGTTTTGAGTGCGAATCCAGAGGCACCGCTAAATATTGAGTGTTTGATGGATGAAAAAGATGTTAAGGGTTTTATCACTAGAGAAGAATTTGAGAATCTCGCATCGGGATTATTGGAGAGAATTTCTGAACCTTGCAATAAAGCATTAGTTGAAGCAGGCTTGGTTGCAGAGAAGATTGCTTCTGTAGAGCTAGTTGGTTCAGGTTCTAGGATTCCAGCAGTAAGCACGTTAGTATCTTCTCTATTCAAGAGAGAACCCAGCCGAAAGCTGAATGCAAGTGAGTGTGTAGCTCGTGGTTGTGCTCTACAATGTGCTATGCTCAGTCCCACATATCGTGTGAGAGAATACGAG GTCCAGGATATTAGTCCTTTTTCATATGGACTTTTATCAGATGAAGGTCCAATTTCGGCAGGACCAAATGGTGTAATTGTCCCAAAAGGCCAACCCATTCCAAGTACTATAGTCCTACGACTCCAGCGAAATAATTTGTTCTATTTGGAAGCTTTCTATGCAAATCCACAAGAACTACCACCTGGAACAGATCCCAAAATTAGTTGCTTCACG ATTGGTCCTTTGCTTGGATCTCAAGGTAGTAAGACAAGAGTTAAAGTTCGAGTTCAACTAAATCTGCATGGGATTTTCAGTATTGAGTCAGCTAGA ATGATCAAGGATCATGCGGATGATCATGATTCAAATTTAGTTGCTATGGATGTTGATCCCGTGCCTGAGAACTCTGAGAACTCAGATAGTACCAATTTTGTTGCCAATGGCGCTGAAGATAGTACCAATAAGTGTGATCCTCCACAAAATTCT GCTGATCATTCAAGAAAAGATAAAGCTAACAGAAGGATTCCTATTCCAGTGAATGAGAATATCTATGGTGGAATGACAACGGCAGAAATTTCTGAAGCTCGTGATAAAGAACTCCAGTTAGCCCAACAGGACAGAGCTGTGGAGCTaaccaaagaaaagaagaacACCTTGGAGTCCTATGTCTATGAGACGAGGAGTAAG CTCTTCAACACTTATCGGAGCTTTGCAAGTGAGCCAGAGAGGAATGACATATCTAGGAGTTTGCAAGAGACTGAGGATTGGCTTTATGAGGATGGTGATGATGAAACCGAACATGCTTATACCTCAAAATTGGAAGATCTGAAAAAG CTGGTGGATCCAATTGAGAATCGGTACaaagatgatgaagaaagaGCGCAAGCTATAAAAGATTTATCAACACTCATTTCAAATATTCACACGTTTTCAGATTCCCTTCCACTCCAGTATAAAG
- the LOC123917156 gene encoding heat shock 70 kDa protein 16-like isoform X1 produces the protein MSVIGFDIGNENCVIAVAKHRGIDVLLNDESKRETPAVVCFGEKQRFLGSAGSASAMMHPKTTISQVKRFIGRKFRDPDMERDLKMLPLETSEGPDGGVLIHLKYMEGTHTFTPVQIMSMLFAHLKTMTEKDLEAPISDCVIGIPSYFTDLQRRAYLDAAKIAGLKPLRLIHDCTATALSYGIYKTNFQNDSSTYVAFIDIGHCDTQVCIAAFEFGQMKILSHAFDRSLGGRDFDEVLFTHFAEKFKEQYSIDVYSNAKACIRLRAACEKLKKVLSANPEAPLNIECLMDEKDVKGFITREEFENLASGLLERISEPCNKALVEAGLVAEKIASVELVGSGSRIPAVSTLVSSLFKREPSRKLNASECVARGCALQCAMLSPTYRVREYEVQDISPFSYGLLSDEGPISAGPNGVIVPKGQPIPSTIVLRLQRNNLFYLEAFYANPQELPPGTDPKISCFTIGPLLGSQGSKTRVKVRVQLNLHGIFSIESARVSNKFHFNILCYELSFYERSNYYAQTFAWLQMIKDHADDHDSNLVAMDVDPVPENSENSDSTNFVANGAEDSTNKCDPPQNSADHSRKDKANRRIPIPVNENIYGGMTTAEISEARDKELQLAQQDRAVELTKEKKNTLESYVYETRSKLFNTYRSFASEPERNDISRSLQETEDWLYEDGDDETEHAYTSKLEDLKKLVDPIENRYKDDEERAQAIKDLSTLISNIHTFSDSLPLQYKEYLIDETNKAEQWLTEKVQQQDSYPKNIDPIFWSSDIKRASHHLQQVWERIASSRRTSEDNDKDKMDSSNDS, from the exons ATGAGTGTGATAGGGTTTGACATTGGTAATGAGAACTGTGTCATTGCTGTGGCAAAGCATCGTGGGATTGATGTTTTGTTGAATGATGAATCCAAACGGGAAACTCCTGCTGTTGTCTGTTTTGGCGAGAAGCAGCGGTTTTTAGGGTCTGCTGGTTCTGCTTCTGCTATGATGCACCCGAAGACAACGATATCTCAAGTGAAGAGATTTATAGGTAGGAAATTTCGTGACCCTGATATGGAAAGGGATCTGAAAATGCTCCCTCTTGAAACTTCTGAAGGCCCAGATGGTGGTGTTTTGATTCATTTGAAATACATGGAGGGGACTCATACGTTTACACCGGTTCAAATAATGTCTATGCTTTTTGCTCACTTGAAGACTATGACGGAAAAGGATTTGGAGGCACCCATCTCGGATTGTGTTATTGGTATCCCATCGTACTTCACCGACTTGCAGAGACGGGCATATCTTGATGCGGCAAAAATTGCTGGGTTGAAGCCTTTGAGATTGATACATGATTGTACTGCAACTGCCCTTAGTTATGGAATTTacaaaacaaattttcaaaatgatagTTCAACTTATGTTGCATTTATTGACATTGGTCACTGCGATACTCAAGTCTGCATTGCAGCATTCGAGTTCGGACAAATGAAGATACTTTCACATGCTTTTGATAGGAGCTTAGGTGGGAGGGACTTTGACGAGGTTCTATTTACTCATTTTGCTGAAAAATTCAAGGAACAGTACAGCATTGACGTGTATTCTAATGCCAAGGCATGTATTAGGCTCCGTGCAGCATGTGAGAAACTGAAGAAAGTTTTGAGTGCGAATCCAGAGGCACCGCTAAATATTGAGTGTTTGATGGATGAAAAAGATGTTAAGGGTTTTATCACTAGAGAAGAATTTGAGAATCTCGCATCGGGATTATTGGAGAGAATTTCTGAACCTTGCAATAAAGCATTAGTTGAAGCAGGCTTGGTTGCAGAGAAGATTGCTTCTGTAGAGCTAGTTGGTTCAGGTTCTAGGATTCCAGCAGTAAGCACGTTAGTATCTTCTCTATTCAAGAGAGAACCCAGCCGAAAGCTGAATGCAAGTGAGTGTGTAGCTCGTGGTTGTGCTCTACAATGTGCTATGCTCAGTCCCACATATCGTGTGAGAGAATACGAG GTCCAGGATATTAGTCCTTTTTCATATGGACTTTTATCAGATGAAGGTCCAATTTCGGCAGGACCAAATGGTGTAATTGTCCCAAAAGGCCAACCCATTCCAAGTACTATAGTCCTACGACTCCAGCGAAATAATTTGTTCTATTTGGAAGCTTTCTATGCAAATCCACAAGAACTACCACCTGGAACAGATCCCAAAATTAGTTGCTTCACG ATTGGTCCTTTGCTTGGATCTCAAGGTAGTAAGACAAGAGTTAAAGTTCGAGTTCAACTAAATCTGCATGGGATTTTCAGTATTGAGTCAGCTAGAGTAAGCAACAAGTTTCATTTTAACATTTTGTGTTATGAATTGAGTTTTTATGAGAGATCTAATTATTATGCACAAACTTTTGCGTGGCTTCAGATGATCAAGGATCATGCGGATGATCATGATTCAAATTTAGTTGCTATGGATGTTGATCCCGTGCCTGAGAACTCTGAGAACTCAGATAGTACCAATTTTGTTGCCAATGGCGCTGAAGATAGTACCAATAAGTGTGATCCTCCACAAAATTCT GCTGATCATTCAAGAAAAGATAAAGCTAACAGAAGGATTCCTATTCCAGTGAATGAGAATATCTATGGTGGAATGACAACGGCAGAAATTTCTGAAGCTCGTGATAAAGAACTCCAGTTAGCCCAACAGGACAGAGCTGTGGAGCTaaccaaagaaaagaagaacACCTTGGAGTCCTATGTCTATGAGACGAGGAGTAAG CTCTTCAACACTTATCGGAGCTTTGCAAGTGAGCCAGAGAGGAATGACATATCTAGGAGTTTGCAAGAGACTGAGGATTGGCTTTATGAGGATGGTGATGATGAAACCGAACATGCTTATACCTCAAAATTGGAAGATCTGAAAAAG CTGGTGGATCCAATTGAGAATCGGTACaaagatgatgaagaaagaGCGCAAGCTATAAAAGATTTATCAACACTCATTTCAAATATTCACACGTTTTCAGATTCCCTTCCACTCCAGTATAAAG
- the LOC123917157 gene encoding uncharacterized protein LOC123917157 isoform X1, with translation MDQQNQNNTPDGSGDVPMKRKRGRPRKYPRPDSEESSYMLLNQSRKQTPVRVEQAPVAPGFQAVNGNQHLQSSQESESNSNNAMVGQIVTGVIEAAFDAGFLLSVRVGNSDTILKGLVFKSGHFVPVSPENDVAPGVPMIQRNEVPFPSRPTQFQTPLPKEKNGQPASVSRIETLPMNGSQSAPQVPRGAVTSSNMAVASGNVPSVTSQTPDQLTRGNTVPVLFQPNFSNGMPVSTPPSQLTPVSLVSGVNIVGKEIPVGGNQVLPSPAQTISQNSFQSRMQSEGFPTNYQSSSDALNKTEDKSLPVASVPFEKQVTQDVKRIETPAGVMDTKTEISMAGDNIVANDTITMQEEKVNDLGQPVLSQSLHAVQSHVEGNSASAPTASNCTETGQMTELLQVLQNNKTENQETKAAETGSSEDKLNDLGSFGTGLQHDGNVHSTNPF, from the exons ATGGATCAAcaaaaccaaaataatactccagatggttcaggagatgtGCCTATGAAGCGCAAACGTGGCCGCCCACGAAAATACCCAAGGCCAGATTCAGAGGAGAGTTCCTACATGCTACTTAATCAAAGCAGAAAGCAGACTCCTGTTCGTGTTGAACAAGCCCCAGTAGCTCCTGGATTTCAAGCAGTTAACGGAAATCAGCACCTTCAAAGCAGCCAAGAAAGTGAATCAAACTCAAACAATGCAATGGTGGGCCAGATTGTTACTGGTGTAATTGAGGCAGCATTTGATGCTGGGTTTTTGCTCAGTGTTAGAGTTGGTAATTCTGACACTATTTTGAAGGGACTAGTCTTCAAGTCTGGACATTTTGTTCCTGTTTCCCCTGAGAATGATGTGGCTCCAGGTGTTCCAATGATCCAAAGAAATGAGGTTCCCTTCCCTTCAAGACCTACTCAATTTCAAACTCCTCTCCCAAAGGAAAAGAATGGTCAACCAGCGAGTGTTTCTAGGATTGAAACCCTTCCAATGAATGGTTCACAATCTGCCCCTCAGGTTCCCAGAGGAGCAGTTACTTCTAGTAACATGGCTGTTGCTTCCGGAAACGTTCCTTCGGTGACTAGCCAAACCCCCGATCAACTAACCAGAGGTAATACGGTGCCTGTTTTGTTCCAACCTAACTTTTCGAATGGGATGCCAGTTTCTACTCCACCATCACAACTCACCCCAGTTTCTCTAGTGAGTGGAGTGAATATTGTGGGCAAGGAAATTCCGGTAGGTGGAAATCAAGTACTTCCCTCTCCTGCCCAAACCATTAGCCAGAATTCATTTCAGAGTAGAATGCAAAGTGAAGGCTTTCCTACGAATTATCAATCTTCCTCTGATGCCCTGAATAAAACCGAGGACAAATCATTACCGGTGGCTAGTGTGCCTTTTGAGAAACAAGTTACTCAAGATGTTAAAAGGATCGAAACTCCAGCAGGTGTCATGGATACGAAGACTGAAATCAGCATGGCAGGCGATAATATAGTGGCAAATGATACCATCACTATGCAGGAAGAGAAAGTCAATGACTTGGGTCAACCTGTTTTGAGTCAGTCTCTGCACGCTGTACAGTCTCATGTTGAGGGAAATTCTGCTTCTGCTCCCACAGCTTCAAACTGCACTGAAACTGGCCAAATGACTGAGCTTTTGCAG GTTTTGCAGAATAACAAAACAGAAAACCAGGAAACGAAAGCAGCAGAGACAGGATCATCTGAAGACAAGTTGAATGATCTAGGGAGTTTTGGAACCGGACTTCAACATGATGGAAATGTTCATTCAACAAATCCTTTCTGA
- the LOC123917157 gene encoding uncharacterized protein LOC123917157 isoform X2, translating into MDQQNQNNTPDGSGDVPMKRKRGRPRKYPRPDSEESSYMLLNQSRKQTPVRVEQAPVAPGFQAVNGNQHLQSSQESESNSNNAMVGQIVTGVIEAAFDAGFLLSVRVGNSDTILKGLVFKSGHFVPVSPENDVAPGVPMIQRNEVPFPSRPTQFQTPLPKEKNGQPASVSRIETLPMNGSQSAPQVPRGAVTSSNMAVASGNVPSVTSQTPDQLTRGNTVPVLFQPNFSNGMPVSTPPSQLTPVSLVSGVNIVGKEIPVGGNQVLPSPAQTISQNSFQSRMQSEGFPTNYQSSSDALNKTEDKSLPVASVPFEKQVTQDVKRIETPAGVMDTKTEISMAGDNIVANDTITMQEEKVNDLGQPVLSQSLHAVQSHVEGNSASAPTASNCTETGQMTELLQNNKTENQETKAAETGSSEDKLNDLGSFGTGLQHDGNVHSTNPF; encoded by the exons ATGGATCAAcaaaaccaaaataatactccagatggttcaggagatgtGCCTATGAAGCGCAAACGTGGCCGCCCACGAAAATACCCAAGGCCAGATTCAGAGGAGAGTTCCTACATGCTACTTAATCAAAGCAGAAAGCAGACTCCTGTTCGTGTTGAACAAGCCCCAGTAGCTCCTGGATTTCAAGCAGTTAACGGAAATCAGCACCTTCAAAGCAGCCAAGAAAGTGAATCAAACTCAAACAATGCAATGGTGGGCCAGATTGTTACTGGTGTAATTGAGGCAGCATTTGATGCTGGGTTTTTGCTCAGTGTTAGAGTTGGTAATTCTGACACTATTTTGAAGGGACTAGTCTTCAAGTCTGGACATTTTGTTCCTGTTTCCCCTGAGAATGATGTGGCTCCAGGTGTTCCAATGATCCAAAGAAATGAGGTTCCCTTCCCTTCAAGACCTACTCAATTTCAAACTCCTCTCCCAAAGGAAAAGAATGGTCAACCAGCGAGTGTTTCTAGGATTGAAACCCTTCCAATGAATGGTTCACAATCTGCCCCTCAGGTTCCCAGAGGAGCAGTTACTTCTAGTAACATGGCTGTTGCTTCCGGAAACGTTCCTTCGGTGACTAGCCAAACCCCCGATCAACTAACCAGAGGTAATACGGTGCCTGTTTTGTTCCAACCTAACTTTTCGAATGGGATGCCAGTTTCTACTCCACCATCACAACTCACCCCAGTTTCTCTAGTGAGTGGAGTGAATATTGTGGGCAAGGAAATTCCGGTAGGTGGAAATCAAGTACTTCCCTCTCCTGCCCAAACCATTAGCCAGAATTCATTTCAGAGTAGAATGCAAAGTGAAGGCTTTCCTACGAATTATCAATCTTCCTCTGATGCCCTGAATAAAACCGAGGACAAATCATTACCGGTGGCTAGTGTGCCTTTTGAGAAACAAGTTACTCAAGATGTTAAAAGGATCGAAACTCCAGCAGGTGTCATGGATACGAAGACTGAAATCAGCATGGCAGGCGATAATATAGTGGCAAATGATACCATCACTATGCAGGAAGAGAAAGTCAATGACTTGGGTCAACCTGTTTTGAGTCAGTCTCTGCACGCTGTACAGTCTCATGTTGAGGGAAATTCTGCTTCTGCTCCCACAGCTTCAAACTGCACTGAAACTGGCCAAATGACTGAGCTTTTGCAG AATAACAAAACAGAAAACCAGGAAACGAAAGCAGCAGAGACAGGATCATCTGAAGACAAGTTGAATGATCTAGGGAGTTTTGGAACCGGACTTCAACATGATGGAAATGTTCATTCAACAAATCCTTTCTGA